CCCGGGCGAGGATGACGTGCCCAATTTCATTCTGCTGCCGCGCGCGGCGGACGAGCTGGAAATCCCGTTCGTCTCCAGCGGCGGCATGGCTGACGGGCGCAGTCTGGTCGCCAGCCTCGCCATGGGTGCGCAGGGGATGAACATGGGCACCCGCTTCATCGCCACCAAGGAAGCCCCGGTGCACGAGAACGTGAAGCAGGCGATTCTGGCGGCAAGTGAACTCGACACGCGGCTGGTGATGCGCCCGCTGCGCAATACCGAACGCGTGCTCAACAACGCGGCGGTCGAGCGCCTGATCCTCAAGGAGAAGGAGCTGGGCGATACCATCACCATTCAGGATATCCTGCCCGAGGTTGCCGGGGTTTACCCGAAGATCATGACCGAAGGCACGATGGACGCGGGCGCGTGGAGCTGCGGCATGGTGGCCGGGCTGATCCACGATATCCCGACCTGTCAGGAACTTATCGACCGGATCATGCTCCAGGCCGAGGAAATCATCGCCCGTATGCAGGCCATGGCGCGAGCCTGAAACGCTTTGTCCGGGGACAAGACATAAGGGCGAATCCCTAGGTAAACCCCCGCATTCTCTCCAATGCCGCCCTGCGGCACGATGCGCCTTGCGCCATGCCGATTCTCGGGACGCGCGCGCGCGGATCATTGCCCGGTAGGCTAAGCGATGCCACCCGGACGGCTTGGACGGAAGGTTGGCATGGATATCTCGGCAGGACCGGCAGCGCTGGGCGGCGTCATGATGTGCGTGGCACTGGCCGCCTGGGCGCTAGGGCGCTGGCAGGGGGGTATCTCGCCGTCCTTTGATGCTGCCGTGCCGCAGGACGCTGAAGCCCCCGCCATGCCCGGCGAAGACGTGCAGGATGGCGCAGCGATCCCCCACCCGCATGCAGCGCAAGCCCAGCGGCAGGTGACGATGCACACCGAAGCGTCACTGGGCGAGGTTCATGCAGAAATTACCGCCTATCGCCGCGCGGAGCGGGTGCTGAACTCACTGCACGGGGCCGCGCTGGATTACAGTCTACGGCCGCATGCAGGAGATGGTGACCGCCGGGATGGTGACAGCGGCCCCTTGCTGGTGGCCGATGTCACGGATCAGCCCTCGCCGCCAGCCTCGGGCTTCACGCGGGTGTAGGGAACGAAGTCCTCGAAGAACACCGCGCCGGTGAAGATGCCGTTGAACCGGTTGATGGTGGTCATCACGTCCAGCCGGCACAGCTCGGTGCCGTTGAAACGGTTGGTGACCAGCGCGTCATTATCATTGATCTGGTCCGGATCGCGGGTGCGCTGGACATAGATCGTGTTGCCCGAACCATAGACATAGGCGACGCCATCGATGGTCTGCATCCGCACATTCGGCAGCGTGCGAATGCAGCGCGTGGGCTCTCCGGCAACCCGCCCTTCAAGCAGTTTGGCGAGGCGCAGTTCGCCCTTGGTCGGCGGCGGGGGAACATCCGTGCTGACGTCGGCCTGCGGCGCATCGGCAGCAAGCGGCGCGATCGGCAGGCCAGTCAGTGCCAGCGGCAGGGCGGCGGTAAGGGCAAGGCGGAAACGGTTCATGGCGTGATCCTTTCGAATCGTGATGCCGCACTTGGCCACACCGCGCCTTAACCGAGGCTGAGCGCGGGTGCCCTGTCAGGCGCGCGCGTTGCTCGCACCCGATGCGATATCGGGCAGCTCCGCCTGATCCGCGCCATCGGCAGGGCCGCCGCGCAGCACGAAGCGGCGGTCGCAATAGCCGCAGTCGACATAGCCATGCTCGTCGATCTCGAGGAACACGCGCGGATGGCCCAGCGCCGCCGGGCGATATCCCGCGCCGCCGCGGATGCCGCTGGCCCCGTCGCACGAGACGCGGCGGGTATCGACGATCATGACTTCAGGAGGAGGAATGCTCATGCGCCTGCCGATACAGGCAGCTCTGCGCGAGTTCAATTGCCTTTGCGGCCTGCCTTGCCTAGGCGTGCCCCCATGTACCCGACGCCAGCCGAGCCCGCCATCCGCATCGAAAACCTCGCCAAGCGCTACGCCCCTGCCAAGGGGGCCAACGGGACCATGACCGAAGGCAAGCTGGCGCTGGGCGGCGTCAGCTTCGATGTGCCGGAGGGTTCGATCTTTGGGCTGCTCGGCCCCAATGGCGCGGGCAAATCGACGCTGATCAACGTTCTGGCGGGGCTGGTCACCAAGACCAGCGGCACCGCCGAGATCTGGGGCTTCGATATCGACCGCGACCGGCGCAATGCCAGCCGTTCGATCGGGATCGTGCCGCAGGAGATCGTGTTCGATCCCTTCTTCACGCCGTTCGAGGTGCTGGAGAATCAGGCGGGCTTCTACGGCATCACCGCCGCCCTGCGCCGCAGCGAGGCGCTGCTCGAAGCGGTGCGGCTGGCCGACAAGCGCAATGCCTATGCCCGCACGCTGTCGGGCGGGATGAAGCGGCGGCTGCTGGTCGCCAAGGCGATGGTGCATTCCCCGCCGATCCTGGTGCTGGATGAGCCGACCGCCGGGGTCGATGTCGATCTGCGCCGCCAATTGTGGGAGCTGGTCAGCGAACTGAACCGCGACGGCGTGACCGTGGTGCTCACCACCCACTACCTCGAAGAGGCCGAAGAGCTGTGTGACCGCATCGCGATCATCAATCACGGCAAGCTGATCGCCAACAAGCCGACCCGCGAGCTGGTCGAAATGGCGCGCGAGAAGATCGTCGCCGTCACCGCCGCCGCCGATCTGACCGCCGCACCCGCACACGAAGCCTTCGCCAAGGTCGAATGGGACGGCGCGCGCGCGGTCGAAGTGACCTATGACAAGGATCGCCTCAGCGCCGGTCAGGTGCTCGCGATCCTCCAAGGCGAGGGCCTCACCATCGAGGATGTCACCACCCGCGAAGCCGACCTGGAAGATGTCTTCGTGCAGCTGACGGGCGCTGCCGACGGTTAACCGACGGAGCTATCGGCCTCGGGATCGGCGGGTATGTGCTTGCGCCATTTGCGACGGCTCATCCGGATGATCGTCGTGCCGCAATGGCGGCATTCTCCGACATAGGTGACCCCGTCCCACTTCACGTCGCGGCGAAGGGGATCGTGCCGGTTGAACAGACATGCGAGGCGAGAGACTAAAGACATCGACCAAACCGCCTGAGTGAGAGGATAGGCAATGCGACTTTCCGGGGCCCACACTCCGCCCGCCTTCGGGTCGGGATGCGCGACGGCGGATCATTAGCGGCACCGCGCGCGAAGACATAGGAAAAACAACCTATGTCAATTTTGCCGGAGGCTGGGGCTGCCGCCCTCACCTGCGCGCTCACCCTTGCTCAGGTTGCAAATGCGCGGCATGGCGCAGACATGGCGATTGAGAACGCAGTGCGACAGCCACATAACACTCTGGCGCATGATGTGCTGGTGATCGGATCGGGTGCGGCGGGGCTGACCGCGGCGCTGGCGCTGGCCGAGGAACGGCGGGTGCTGGTGCTGGCCAAGGGCTCGCTCACCGGTGGGTCGACCGCCTGGGCGCAGGGCGGGATCGCCGCCGTGCTCGATACGGGCGACACCTTCGACAATCACGTGCGCGACACGATGGTCGCAGGCGCGGGGCTGAACGACCTTGCCACCGTCGAGTTCGTGATCGAGCGTGCGCCGCAGTCGATCGACCGGCTGTGCGAGCTTGGCGTGCCGTTCAACCGCGATGCGGACAGCCTGCACCTGACCCGCGAGGGCGGCCATTCGCACCGCCGGATCGTCCATGTCGATGACGCCACCGGCTGGGCGGTGCAATCGGCGCTGGTCAAGGCGGCCGAGGCCCACCCCAACATCACCCTGCTGCCGGGGCGCACCTGCATCGACTTCATCACTGATCGCCACCGTGAGCAGTTCTCTGCCGCTGGCCGCGTGTGGGGGGTCTATGCGCTCGACGAGGCAACCGGGCGGGTCGAACGTCATGTCGCCCGCGCCACGATCCTCGCCACGGGAGGCGCCGGACGCGTCTACCAGTTCTCCACCGCCCCGCGCGGCGCGACGGGGGACGGGATCGCGATGGCATGGCGGGCAGGCGCGCGCGTCTCCAACATGGAGATGATGCAGTTCCACCCGACCTGCCTCTACAATCTCGACGTGAAGAACTTCCTCATCACCGAAGCCGTCCGCGGCGAGGGCGGGCATCTGCTCCACCCCGAAACCGGCCGCCGCTTCATGGTCGATTATGACCCCGAGCGGATGGAGCTTGCGCCTCGTGATGTGGTGGCGAGAGCGATTGACGACCAGATCAAGCGCTTCGGCCTCGATTACGTCCACCTCGATATCAGCCATCAGCCGGCCGAGTTCGTGAAGGGGCATTTCCCGACGATCTACGACAAGCTGATGGGTCTGGGCATCGACATGACCGCCCAGCCGATCCCGGTCGTCCCCGCGCAGCACTACACCTGCGGCGGCGTGGTGGTGGGGCTGGATGCGCGCACCGATGTGCCGGGGCTGTGGGCGGCGGGCGAATGCACTGAAAGCGGCCTCCACGGCGCAAACCGGTTGGCATCCAACAGCCTGCTCGAATGCTTCGTGTTCGGCGAAGCGGCGGCGCAGGACATCCTCGCCCGCTGGGACACGCTGGAAGCGCCCCCTGCGATCCTGCCGTGGGACGAAAGCCGCGTGACCGATTCCGACGAGGAAGTCGTGATCAAGCAGAACTGGACCGAAATCCGCCGCTTCATGTGGAACTACGTCGGCATCGTGCGCACCACCAAACGGCTGGAGCGCGCCGCCAGCCGAATTGAACTGCTGAAGCGCGAGGTGGAAGATTACTACGGCGCGTTCCGGGTCACTACAGATCTGATTGAATTGAGAAATCTGTTGCAGTCAGCGGAGCTGATCGTGACGTCCGCGCTGCGCCGCAAGGAGAGCCGGGGGCTGCACTATACGCTCGATTATCCCGAACTGGCGGATGAGCCGCGGGATACGGTGTTGGTGCCGTGAGATGCCTCGCCGCGATCAGCCTGCTTGCTTTGGCAGGCTGTTCTGGCGGTGAGCCTGACTACATCGCCCTCATTTGCCTTGAAGACCTGAACCAGCGCCACATCGTCGAAGCTGATTTCGTCAATCTGTTCGAACGGAATGGCTACGAAGTCGAAAAGCACAAATACGGCGTGGGGTTCAACGCAAGCAAACTATTCGGCGCTCATGCTTCCATGGATTTCTCGAGCGAATCGTGGGAGCCTGGGCGCCCGATGCGGATCATTGCCATGTTGACGACCAATGGTGACGAGCAACTTAGTGCGAATTTCAAGGAGCTGACTGAGAGAAAGTGGGGAGGCTTTCCGGAGCCGGATCGCACTTTTCGGGGTGATGAGTGTGTCGAGCGGCAGGCGGCCGGCGTTGTGAAATAGACCCTTCCGTTCGCCCTGAGCTTGTCGAAGGGCTGCTTTTCTCTTCGGAACTGGCGTTGGAAGAAAGAGCAATGCTTCGACACGCTCAGCATGAACGGTAGTGGGAAGTTCTGTTGGGGTTCATCTGCCAGCGGTTAACTGCGCGCGGGATATTTCTCAAAGGTGCGCTGCAATGAAAATGTTACTGTCTTTCGTCTGCTTGGCCGCCATCGCCATCCCCCTCGCCGCCCAAGACTCCGCCGCATCCGAAAACGCCCCGGAGAATTCGATCGTCGTCACCGCGCAGCGGTCCGGCGCGCCGATGTGGACCATTGATACCCCCACCGGCACCATCATCCTCGTCGGCGAGATCCGGGCGATCCCCAAGACCACCCCGTGGCAGCCCGACCGCTTGCGCGAGGCGACCTCGCAGGCGGACCGGGTGATCCTCGGCGCGCGGCCCAAGGTCTCTCCGGGGGATGTGCTGCGGCTGATCTTCTCCGGCTCGAAGTTCACCAAGCTGCCGGACAAGACCGTGGCGAGCGAATATCTGACGCCGGAACAATGGGCGCGTCTGTCCGCGCTGGGCACGGCGCATGAGCAGGATTACACCCGCCAGTCCTTCCTGCTCACCTCCTTCGAAATGTTGCGCAAGGAACTGCGCTTCAACCGCGACACCGCGGACGATGCTTCGGAGGTCGTGGAGAAAGCGGCCGACAAGGCCAAGGTGCCGACCACCCGCGCGGCCACCTTGCGGGGCGAGGATATCATCGACAACCTCGCCGATGCGCCGCCCACTGCGCACATCCCCTGCCTCACCGCGGCGATGGACGCGGTCGAGGCTGGCCCCGATATCGTCGAAAAGCGCGCTTCCGACTGGCGGCGGTATGATATTCCCTCGGTGATGGCGAACCCGCTGGAAAGCGCGCTCGGCCAGTGCTGGCCATGGGCGGATGATACTTTGGGCAGTGAATTGAGGACCATCTGGGTCGAGAAGATCGCAGAAGTCAGCACCGCCAAGGGCACAACCCTCGCTGTGGTGCCTTTGCGAGTGTTGGCGGAAAGCGGCGGAGTGCTTGACCAATTGGACGCACGCGGCTTCGATATATCCGGACCCGAATGGAAGTGACCATCCGGGCCTGACCAGAGGATCAGCCCGCATCATGCCCACCATCACCACCCCCAACACTGGCATCGAGATTTTCTACGAAGATCGGGGTGATCCCTCGCATGAGGCGATCCTGCTGGTGATGGGCCTCGGCGCGCAGATGACGCTGTGGCCGGACGAGCTGGTGGCGGCGCTGGTGGGCGACGGGTTCCGGGTGATCCGCTACGACAACCGCGATATCGGCCTCAGCCAGAAGTTTGAAGGCGCGCGCGCGCCCAGCCTGCCGGTGCAGGTGCTGCGCAAGAAGATCGGCTTTCCGGCGCGGGTGCCCTACACCCTCAAGGACATGGCCGATGACGGGATCGGGCTGCTCGACGCGCTGGGGATCGCGCGCGCCCACGTGGTTGGCGCGTCGATGGGCGGGATGATCGCGCAGCTGATGGCGGTGCATCACGGCGAACGGCTGGCGAGCCTCACCTCGATCATGTCGACCACCGGCAATGGCAAGCTGCCCCAGGCGGAAAAGCACGCGATCGACGCGCTGGTGGCGCCGATCAAGAGCATGGAGGAGGAATCGCTGGTCGCCCACGGCCTCAACATCGCGAAGAATATCGGCAGCCCGGGCTACCCCTTCGATCCCGAACAGCAGCGCGATCGGGTGCTGCTGAACATGCGCCGCTCGGTCTATCCGGCGGGCCTGCCGCGCCAGTTGGCCGCGATCATCGACGATGGCTGCCGCCGCTCGCGGCTCGCCAGCGTGACCGTGCCGACGCTGGTGATGCATGGCGAGGCCGATCCGCTGGTCAAGCTGGAGGCGGGAGAGGACACCGCGCGGCACATCTCCGGCGCGCGGCTGGTGACGATCCCCGGTTGGGGCCACGATCTGCCGCTGGTGCTGGTGCCACGCATCGCGAGCGAAATCGCCACCCATGCGCGCGGGGGGTAATCAGCGCGTGCTGGTGAAGGGGCTGATTGCCGGATCGCCCGGGCGCGCGGTGGTGGCCTCGACCGTTTCGGCATACATCGCGCGGATGATCGGCAGATCGGGATAGATTTCGGTCATGTAGCCGAGCAGCGGCCGCGTATCGACGTAGCAGATCCGGTGCCCCGCAAAGCCGAACTCGCTGACCACCGGATAGCCGGCCGCCACCAGATGGTCGCGCGTGCCCGCATAATCGGCGGCAAAGGTCGCGCAGTGGTGGAGCACGGGCTGGCCGTCGGCGCGCAGCATCTCGTGAAAGGCTGAGGGTGCTTCCGAGACGACCTCGATCACCTCGACATTGATCGTGCCGGTCTGCACGAAGACGCCGCGGATGCGGATCGGGTCGGCGGGCTGGCCGCGATAGACGTGATCGGCCAGTACCCCCTCGGTCCCGCCGAGGAACGGCCCCCAGCCATAGGCACGATTGAGAGCGGCGCAGCCTTCTTCAAGGTTCGGCACGAGAAACGCCATCTGCACCAGCGTGACGGGGAGGATGCTCATGCGCGGCTGTCGAGCCACGCCCTGCTGGTGCGGGCGCATGCGCGGGCGCGTTCGTTGAGGTCGGGGAAGGCGTCGCGCAGGGCCGCGGAGCGTTCCTCAATGGCCATTGGCAGATGTGCGGGCAGGGCGTCGACCATCGCGCCGAGCGGCAGGCCGCCATAGCCCAATGGCATCCGGCGGTTGATCGCATCGTCGATGATCGCGTCGAAATCCGTCAGGTCGGGCGGGTCGGCAGGCGCATCGCAGGGCTGGCAATAGGACAGCCACTCGCGCGGGATCGCCGCCAAATCCTCCGCCGTCCCGCCCGATCGCGCCCAGTGCAGCGTATCGATCAGCAGCGCCTTGGCCTCGCCCTCCACGCCTTCGAGGACCGCGCGGGCCATGTGGATCGTCTTCACCTCGGTGAAGATGCCGAATTCGAGATTCACCCTGACTCCGGTGCCCTTCGCGCGGTCCACCATCGCCTGAAACTTGGCGGTGGTGGCGGCCATGTCGGGATCGCTGGAGACGCAGAGCAGGTTCCGCGCGCCCAGTTCTGCGGCGATGTCGACCAGCTCGCAAAGCCACGGATCGGGCGCGCCGGGCATGATCCACGCGACTTCCAGATCGAGCAGTTCAACCCCCGCATCGCGCGCCTGTTGCCGGATCGCGCGGGTGGTTGCGGGGGTCCACGTCTCGCGCTCGGCCCACATGCCGCCGAAGTCGAAATCGCTTGCGGCGGCGGCTTCGATCAGCTGGGCCGGTGTGGCTTCGGGCATGATCCCGGCGGCGAGGGAGATGAGGCGATTAGGCATGGGGAGCGGTTCCCGCAGGGATAGCGCGACTAAGCCCGCGCGGCGCTTGAGCGTGCTTTTCGGTTCGCGTCAGCTTGAACCGAAAACGCATTACAATGTCTGCCCGTCGTCGAGCACGAAATCGGTCCCCGTCACGAACTCCGAGGCGTCCGAGCAGAGGAACAGGATCATCGCATCCAGCCCCTGTTCGTCCATCAGGCGGCGCTTGGGGAAGCGGGCGATCTGCTTCTTGCCGGGCTCGGTATCGAACCATTCGTCGTTGATCGCGGTGCGGATATAGCCGGGGGAGACGGTGTTGACGTTGATCCCGGCCCGCGCCCATTCGCGCCCCAGCGTGCGGCCCGCCTGCACCACGCCCGCCTTGGACGCCGCATAGGCGACGAGGCCGGGAGAAGGCTCGAACGCCGTGATCGAGGCGATCAGCACGATGCGGCCCTTTGTGACGCCATGCGCCATCATCCGCTTGGCGCCCTCACGTGCGGTCAGGATCGCGCCTTTGAGGTTGATGGCGAGGGTGTGTTCGATCTCCTCTTCGGAGATGGTGGTCGCCATGCCTGCGCCATCGACACCCGCATTGGCGATCACGGTATCGACCGGGGAGCCAAATGCCGCTTCCGCCGCGTCGAACCCGGCGATGATGTCTGCCTCGCGCGCGACGTCCATTTGCACGGGGCAGGCTTTCGCGCCGATGCGGTCGGCCAGTTCCTCCAGCCGGTCGACCCGCCGCGCGCCCAGCGCCACATTCGCGCCGCTCGCAGCGAGAATTCGCCCGAAACGGGTGCCAAGTCCGGAAGATGCGCCGGTGATGAGCGCGGTGCGCCCGGTGAGTTCGAAGGAGAAGCCCATGGCGGTCACTTAGCCGCAGGCAGCTCCCCGTTCACATATTTCATCAGCGTGGTCTGGAAATGCCGCACCCGGCTGTCCTGATAATGGCCCAGTTCCATCAACCCGTCGCGCATGCTCTTCATGCCTTCCTGCACGTAAGGCAGGTTGGCCATGTCCTGATCGAACACATTGGCAAGCTGCGGGCCCATGATGTCGTTGGCCCAGGCGAAGGGTTCGTCATCGGGGATATAGGTGGGCGTCACCGCGCGCGGACGTTCCTGACCCTTGGGGGTGGGGAACAGCAGGCGGATTTCCATGATGCACCAGTCGGGCGTGTCGCCGGGCAGCCAGCGGTACACCAGCGTCGGCAGGAAGCCGATCCACGGCGCGAAGTTGGGGAAGATGTTGTAGGTGAAGTTGTCGAGAATCTCGGTGTCGGCCGCGTCCGAGTAATCATAGCCGTAGTTCTCGGCAAAGCCCTTGCGCCCCGCCTCTGCCAGCACCTTGCGCGCGCCGAGCGGATCGGCAGCATCATAGCCTTCCGCCGGTTCCTCGCTGGCGTTGAAGCGGCGGTTGGTCTTGGCATCGGCCCCGCCGGAGAACTCGTTCATCTTCTCCAGCACGTAGTCCGAATTCTTGCCCTTCACGTGCGGGCTCAGCACGCCCGACGGCGTGATCGCGCGGTTGAAGTGATCGCCGATCAGGTCGTACCGCGTGTTGGCATCGCCGAGGAAGGCGAGCAGCTGCGGGTGCGTGGTGATCGAATGCCAGGCTTCCATGAAGGCCTCGGCAGTCGCCTTCCAGTTGGCGGGGATTTTCTTCTGCACCCACATCCCGGTGTAGCGGTTGCCGAAATCATAGCGCTCGTAATGCGAGGCCGCCGGGCCGAGCCACGTCTTGAAATCGGGCAGTCTGTGGTTCTCGGTCAGCATGACGAAGCCCTGCCACAGCTCGATCCGGGCTTCGGGCAGGCTCATCTCCTTGCCTTCGAGATGCTTGAAGTCCCAGGCGCAGGGGATTTCCTTGAGGCTCCCGTCATTGCGCCAGGTGAAGCCGTGGAACGGGCAGCGCAATTGCACCGAATTGCCGCTTTCGGTGCGCAGCTTGCGCCCGCGGTGGAGGCAGGCGTTGTAGAAGGCCTTCACGCCGCCATCCTTCTGGCGGATCAGCAGGAAGCTTTTGCCCGCAATGTCGAAGACGACCGTGTCGCCCACGTCCGGCAGCTCGTCCTCGCGCGCGGCGAACAGCCAGACGTTGGGCCACAGCTTCTCGCGTTCCAGCGCGGCGAATTCTTCCGAGATATAGGGCGCGACCGGCAAGGGATCGTCGCCCATTTCGATGGTGGTTTCCTCGAACAGGTAATCGGGCGCGCGGCGGGTATCGCCGTTGAGCATGTCGGTATAGCTGATCCCCGGGCAGCGGTCGGCGCGGGCGATATCTTTGATCTCGTTCATTGGGCTTGTCCGGTCCTCTCGGGGGCTTGTCCCCGCCTCTCGTCCTCGCACTTTGTGCAGTGTCTCGTGGGGGGAATATCACACAGTCTCGCCGAGGGTCACCCTATCGGATTGGAGAGGAACATGGCTTTACCCGGGTCAATCGCCGCCTTGGGCGACATCATGCAGCTGGCCTACGTGCCGGAGGATTTCGACGCGGCGGTGAAGCACTGGACAGAAACGATGGGCGTCGGCCCGTTCTACATCATCGAGGGCATCCATCTCGATGGCATGAAATACCGCGGGCAGCCGACCGATGCGGTGTTCGATCTGGCGCTGGCCTATTGGGGCGACTTGCAGATCGAGCTGATCCGCCCGCGCGACAATCACCCTTCGGTCTATACCGGCGAGTACGGGGCCACGGGTAATGGCCTCCACCACGTGTGCATTCTGGTTGACGATATCGCGGAGGCGCGGCGGGTCTGCGAGGAGTCCGGCGCCGAAGTGATGATCGAAGGGACGTTTGGCACCAGTCAGGCGATCTATGTCGATGCAGGGGGCGGGCCGGGGACGCTGGTGGAGATTCTCCAGCAGGCCAAGGACGGGCCGGACCTGTTCGGGATGATCAAGGCTGCCGGCGTGGGCTGGGATGGGACGGAGCCGCTTCGCCGTTTTTGATTTCCGCACGCCCCTCCGGGCGCGCGGTCCTCGCTAGACGCGCAGCAAAGCTGCGCCCGCTGCGGGCGGGCGGTCGCCCTTGCGACGCCTGCGGCGCCGAGCCCGCTCTCCCTTGCAATGATGCACTGATCCGGGCCGCAGGCCCGCAAGGCCGACCGGACGCCCGCAGGTGCTCGATCCCGCAGGGATCGAAACGCACCGAGGAGGAACGCGCGGAGGCGCGTTCTCTAATCAGACGCCCCCAGATACCCCAGCTGCCCGGCCTTGAAGATCGTCTGGGCGCGGTTCACGCTGTCCAGCTTCTCGCCCGCGCGGTGGATGTGGTAGCGGATCGTGGCGTGTGACCGGTTGAGGATCATGCTGATCTCCTTGTCGGTCTTGCCGATCGCGGCCCAGCGCAGGCACTCGACCTCGCGCTTGGAGAGCACGCAGTCGGACGGGATGCGCCGCTTGGTGCGGTTGGCCTGCACGTAGCCTGCCACGAAGCACCGCGTGACCATCGCGAACAGCGCGCCATATTCGGCGAACTCGGCCGAGAGGTCTTCCTTCTCGCGGTCCATCGAAATGAAGCTGCTCGCGGAAATCTGGCCGAACGGCAGGTGCACCGGCACCACGATTGCCGCCTTGCACAGCGCGCGCTTCTCGAAGTCGGCAAGGTCGATCTCGCCGAGGTAGGAGTTGCGCCAGCGGGTGTTGAAACCGTGGCGGTTGGCCCAGAAGGGCTCGCTTTCATAGCGGCAGGCACGCGGCAGCGGCGAATGCAGGGCGAGCCGATGATCCTCCCACCAGCGCGCGCCG
This DNA window, taken from Porphyrobacter sp. ULC335, encodes the following:
- a CDS encoding helix-turn-helix transcriptional regulator, whose protein sequence is MATNVVELRTPQGRESLDLLLEQVTITCPEDIHDAAVALARIAQERGMQIAVCDDISSKEPMVDADGTILNADIFRWLDDGARWWEDHRLALHSPLPRACRYESEPFWANRHGFNTRWRNSYLGEIDLADFEKRALCKAAIVVPVHLPFGQISASSFISMDREKEDLSAEFAEYGALFAMVTRCFVAGYVQANRTKRRIPSDCVLSKREVECLRWAAIGKTDKEISMILNRSHATIRYHIHRAGEKLDSVNRAQTIFKAGQLGYLGASD